A single window of Sulfitobacter sp. JL08 DNA harbors:
- the ruvX gene encoding Holliday junction resolvase RuvX, giving the protein MIFDDIADFAAALPPMRALIGLDLGEKTIGVAVSDGMLSVATPLETIRRTKFTQDAARLQDIIAERRIGGLILGLPRNMDGSEGPRCQSTRAFARNFDRLGDLPIGFWDERLSTVAAEKALLEADTTRKRRAEVIDHVAASYILQGVLDRLRHLRP; this is encoded by the coding sequence ATGATCTTTGACGATATCGCCGATTTTGCCGCCGCGCTGCCACCGATGCGGGCGCTGATCGGGCTTGATCTGGGCGAAAAGACCATCGGGGTGGCCGTCAGCGATGGTATGCTGTCTGTGGCGACGCCGCTGGAAACGATCCGGCGCACGAAATTCACCCAGGATGCCGCCCGTCTGCAGGATATCATCGCAGAGCGGCGGATTGGCGGGCTGATCCTTGGGCTGCCACGCAATATGGACGGGTCCGAAGGCCCGCGCTGCCAGTCGACCCGTGCTTTTGCGCGTAATTTCGACCGGCTGGGCGATCTGCCCATCGGGTTCTGGGATGAACGGCTGAGCACGGTTGCGGCTGAAAAAGCCCTGCTTGAGGCGGATACGACCCGAAAACGTCGCGCCGAGGTCATTGATCACGTCGCCGCCAGCTATATCTTGCAGGGTGTGTTGGACCGGCTGCGCCATTTGCGGCCCTGA
- the ccmI gene encoding c-type cytochrome biogenesis protein CcmI — MTFWIIAGLMAALVALLLVLTVLRARASVGPAAAFDLQVYRDQLKEVDRDLARGVIGQSDAERIRTEVSRRILAADAQMQDGQTSTEAPGAATYAMAVVIFAALVGGTLYLYRDLGALGYGDLALDTRIEMARIARETRPDQATAEASLPAGNPQPELSADYTRLIEQLRTTVAQRPDDLQGHMLLARNEAAIGNYVAAYTAQREVLRIKGDEASASDYTDLGDMLILAAGGYVSPEAEAALARALQLDPNNGPARYYQGLMLAQTGRPDQAFRIWDNLLRAGPANAPWIEPIRLQIEQMADLAGVNYALPVAAAVASGPSAADVAAASEMSVEDRQEMIRGMVNGLSDRLATEGGPPFDWARLIAALGVLGEEERAIAVYTEALSIFDGDPEAIELIRNGARQAQLIP; from the coding sequence ATGACATTCTGGATCATTGCAGGCCTGATGGCCGCCCTTGTGGCGCTTTTGCTGGTTCTGACCGTGCTGCGCGCCCGCGCCAGTGTCGGACCGGCGGCAGCCTTTGATTTACAGGTGTACCGCGACCAGCTGAAAGAGGTGGACCGCGATCTGGCACGCGGCGTGATCGGCCAGAGCGATGCAGAACGCATCCGCACCGAAGTATCGCGCCGTATTCTGGCGGCAGATGCACAGATGCAGGATGGACAGACATCGACCGAGGCACCGGGCGCAGCGACCTATGCCATGGCGGTTGTGATCTTTGCCGCGCTGGTTGGCGGCACGCTTTATCTTTACCGCGATCTGGGGGCGCTCGGATATGGTGATCTGGCGCTGGACACACGCATTGAAATGGCGCGGATCGCGCGCGAAACCCGCCCCGATCAGGCCACTGCCGAAGCCAGCCTGCCTGCCGGCAACCCGCAACCGGAGCTGAGCGCGGATTACACCCGCCTGATCGAACAGTTGCGCACCACCGTCGCGCAGCGCCCCGACGATTTGCAGGGCCACATGCTGCTGGCCCGTAACGAGGCCGCGATTGGCAATTACGTGGCCGCCTATACCGCGCAGCGCGAGGTTTTGCGGATCAAGGGGGACGAAGCCTCGGCATCGGACTACACCGATCTGGGCGATATGCTGATCCTTGCCGCGGGCGGTTATGTATCCCCCGAGGCAGAGGCGGCGCTGGCGCGGGCCCTGCAACTGGACCCGAACAATGGCCCCGCGCGTTATTATCAGGGGCTGATGCTGGCGCAGACCGGGCGCCCCGATCAGGCGTTTCGCATCTGGGACAATCTGTTGCGCGCCGGCCCCGCCAATGCGCCGTGGATCGAACCGATCCGCCTGCAGATCGAACAGATGGCCGATCTGGCGGGGGTGAATTACGCCCTGCCCGTTGCTGCGGCAGTTGCCAGCGGTCCGTCTGCCGCCGATGTCGCTGCCGCATCCGAGATGAGCGTAGAGGACCGGCAGGAGATGATCCGCGGCATGGTCAACGGCTTGTCCGACCGGCTGGCCACCGAAGGCGGCCCGCCCTTTGACTGGGCGCGCCTGATTGCGGCCCTTGGGGTTCTGGGCGAGGAAGAACGCGCCATCGCGGTCTATACCGAAGCGCTGAGTATCTTTGACGGTGATCCAGAGGCGATCGAACTGATCCGCAACGGGGCCCGTCAGGCGCAACTGATCCCATGA
- a CDS encoding sarcosine oxidase subunit beta family protein translates to MKKYSVFAVAREAARYHSGWERAWRAAEPKKKYDVIIVGAGGHGLATAYYLGKNFGITNVAVIEKGWLGGGNTGRNTTIIRSNYLQDPSAAIYEKARSLYETMSQDLNYNVMFSPRGVIMLAQTQHEIRGYQRTAHANALQGVKTEFISPQKVKELVPIINLDGPRYPVLGGLWQARGGTARHDAVAWGYARACSDMGMDIIQKCEVTAVRRDGGRVVGVTTSKGDIDCDKLGIVVAGHSGHVADMAGFRLPIESVALQALVSEPIKPCMDVVVMANTVHGYMSQSDKGEMVIGGGTDGHNNYTQRGSFHHIEETVRALIETFPMVSRLKMLRQWGGIVDITGDRSPILSKTPVEGVFINCGWGTGGFKAIPGSGWGMAELIAKGHSPLTDAFGLERFREGRFIDESVAAGVAH, encoded by the coding sequence ATGAAAAAATATTCAGTCTTTGCCGTCGCACGTGAAGCGGCCCGCTATCACTCAGGCTGGGAACGGGCGTGGCGCGCGGCCGAGCCGAAAAAGAAATACGATGTGATCATCGTCGGCGCCGGCGGGCACGGGCTGGCCACGGCGTATTATCTGGGCAAGAATTTCGGCATCACCAATGTGGCCGTGATCGAAAAAGGCTGGCTGGGCGGCGGTAACACCGGGCGCAACACCACCATCATCCGATCTAACTATCTGCAGGATCCATCGGCGGCGATCTACGAAAAGGCGCGCTCGCTTTACGAAACCATGAGCCAGGATCTGAACTATAACGTCATGTTCAGTCCGCGCGGCGTGATCATGCTGGCCCAGACCCAGCATGAAATCCGCGGCTACCAGCGCACCGCCCACGCCAACGCCCTGCAAGGTGTGAAAACCGAATTCATTTCGCCCCAGAAGGTCAAGGAACTGGTGCCGATCATTAATCTGGACGGGCCGCGCTATCCGGTTCTGGGCGGGTTGTGGCAGGCCCGTGGCGGCACCGCGCGCCACGATGCGGTCGCATGGGGCTATGCGCGCGCCTGTTCCGATATGGGCATGGACATCATCCAGAAATGCGAAGTCACCGCCGTACGCCGCGATGGCGGCCGCGTTGTTGGCGTGACCACATCCAAAGGCGATATCGATTGCGACAAACTGGGCATCGTCGTGGCGGGCCATTCGGGCCATGTTGCGGATATGGCGGGGTTCCGTCTGCCCATCGAATCCGTGGCGCTTCAGGCGCTGGTCAGCGAACCGATCAAACCCTGCATGGATGTGGTGGTGATGGCCAACACGGTGCACGGTTACATGTCCCAGTCCGACAAGGGCGAAATGGTCATCGGCGGCGGCACAGACGGGCACAACAACTATACCCAGCGCGGCAGCTTTCACCATATCGAGGAAACCGTGCGCGCCCTGATCGAAACCTTCCCGATGGTGTCGCGCCTGAAAATGCTGCGCCAGTGGGGCGGGATCGTGGACATCACCGGGGATCGCTCGCCGATCCTGTCCAAAACCCCGGTCGAGGGCGTGTTTATCAACTGCGGCTGGGGCACCGGCGGGTTCAAGGCGATCCCAGGATCGGGCTGGGGCATGGCCGAACTGATCGCCAAGGGGCATTCCCCGCTGACCGACGCCTTCGGGCTGGAACGCTTCCGCGAAGGCCGCTTTATCGATGAAAGCGTGGCGGCAGGGGTGGCGCACTGA
- a CDS encoding sarcosine oxidase subunit delta yields the protein MLILTCPCCGVTGEETEFHGGGEAHLKRFGPGASDDDFEGYLFMRENPKGVHFERWRHANGCGKWFHAARCTTTLEVFGTYSAQTLAPPDDLIKTISEKRPGWSWREFA from the coding sequence ATGCTGATCCTGACCTGTCCCTGTTGCGGCGTCACCGGCGAAGAAACCGAATTTCACGGCGGCGGAGAAGCGCACCTGAAACGGTTCGGCCCCGGCGCATCGGATGATGATTTCGAAGGCTATCTGTTCATGCGTGAAAACCCCAAGGGCGTTCATTTCGAGCGCTGGCGGCACGCGAACGGCTGTGGCAAATGGTTTCACGCCGCCCGTTGCACCACCACATTGGAGGTGTTCGGCACTTACAGCGCCCAGACCCTCGCACCGCCCGACGACCTGATCAAAACCATCTCGGAAAAACGCCCCGGATGGTCGTGGAGAGAGTTCGCCTGA
- a CDS encoding sarcosine oxidase subunit alpha family protein, protein MSTRLATKGRLINDARALHFTFNGKQMRGFEGDTLASALLANDQMMVGRSFKYHRPRGVVASGAEEPNGLVNMGEGGTFEPNQRVTTTELFDGLKADSQNHWPSLEFDVGAINTHLSRFLPAGFYYKMFMYPRSFWKHVYEPFIRQSAGLGKAPKDRDVDTYEHFYAFTDVLVIGGGVAGLQAAKAAALSGAKVLLLEQTAHLGGRAPVDGGQVEDMPVDKFVEQTVVELETMPNVTLRTRCMGAGVYDHGYVLGYEQLRDHDPSAAGPRHRLWRIRARQIVTATGAIERPLSFAGNDIPGVMLASAVRDYAVNYGVSIGDRTVVVTNNDDAYLTAIALKNAGLVVPVVVDARVQGGGELMEQAKALGIRVETGKAIAKVKGGKRVTGVALCTQAGEGAVLEEIECDAVAMSGGWSPVVHLWSHCGGKLVWDADAAHFRPDVDNPPTGADGKAFVTAAGAANGALHLATVLGDAHAAGKEAAQAAGFKPRSASAPMATGPECAPMLPVWLMPQGASIKLRTKAWLDYQNDVKVSDVQLAAQEGFESVEHAKRYTTLGMATDQGKLSNINGLATLATALNANIPAVGTTTFRPPYTPISMASIAGEARGEVFQPIRKTPMSDWHHEHGADWEPVGAWRRPYAYVRGEETVHDAVMREINQTRASLGLLDASTLGKIIVKGPDAGCFLDMLYTNMMSTLKPGKCRYGLMCSENGFLIDDGVVARINDDTFLCHTTTGGAESIHGHMEEWLQTEWWDWKVYTANVTEQYAQVAVVGPNARKMLEKLGGMDLSAEALPFMGWADGKIGEFDARVYRISFSGELSFEIAVPASQGRAFWEAMLDAGREFDLMPYGTEALHIMRAEKGFIMIGDETDGTVIPQDLGLDWAISKKKDDYLGKRAQQRSHMADPERWKLVGLETVDGSVLPDGAYAVGEGVNENGQRNMIGRVTSTYHSPTLNRGIAMGLVHHGPDRMGEVIDFPKVDGTVVQAKIVDPVFYDQEGTKQNV, encoded by the coding sequence ATGAGCACCCGCCTTGCCACCAAGGGCCGTCTGATCAACGACGCGCGCGCGCTTCATTTCACCTTCAACGGCAAACAGATGCGCGGGTTCGAGGGCGACACGCTGGCCTCGGCGCTTCTGGCCAATGACCAGATGATGGTGGGCCGTTCGTTCAAATATCACCGCCCGCGCGGCGTGGTCGCCAGTGGCGCCGAAGAGCCCAATGGTCTGGTCAACATGGGCGAGGGCGGCACGTTCGAACCAAACCAGCGCGTGACCACGACAGAACTGTTTGACGGGTTGAAAGCCGACAGCCAGAACCACTGGCCCAGCCTTGAATTCGATGTCGGTGCAATCAACACGCATCTGTCGCGGTTCCTGCCCGCGGGCTTTTATTACAAGATGTTCATGTATCCGCGCTCGTTCTGGAAGCATGTGTATGAACCGTTCATCCGCCAATCCGCCGGTCTGGGCAAAGCGCCCAAAGACCGCGACGTGGACACTTATGAACATTTCTATGCCTTCACTGATGTTCTGGTGATCGGCGGCGGGGTCGCGGGCCTTCAGGCGGCCAAGGCGGCGGCCCTTTCGGGGGCCAAGGTGCTGTTGCTGGAACAAACCGCGCATCTGGGTGGCCGCGCACCGGTGGACGGCGGGCAGGTCGAAGATATGCCTGTGGATAAGTTTGTTGAACAAACTGTCGTTGAATTGGAAACAATGCCCAATGTGACCCTGCGCACGCGCTGCATGGGGGCCGGGGTTTATGATCACGGCTATGTGCTGGGCTATGAACAACTGCGCGATCATGATCCGTCGGCAGCGGGGCCGCGGCACCGGTTGTGGCGCATCCGCGCCCGCCAGATCGTGACGGCAACAGGCGCGATCGAACGGCCTTTGTCCTTTGCGGGCAATGACATCCCCGGGGTGATGCTGGCCTCGGCGGTGCGCGACTACGCGGTCAATTACGGTGTCTCGATCGGGGACCGCACCGTGGTCGTCACCAACAACGATGATGCTTACCTTACGGCAATTGCCCTTAAAAACGCCGGTTTGGTCGTGCCTGTGGTCGTCGATGCCCGCGTACAGGGGGGCGGTGAACTGATGGAACAGGCCAAGGCCCTGGGCATCCGTGTCGAAACCGGCAAGGCCATCGCCAAGGTCAAGGGCGGCAAGCGCGTGACTGGCGTTGCGCTTTGTACGCAGGCGGGTGAAGGCGCCGTTCTGGAAGAGATCGAATGCGACGCGGTGGCCATGTCGGGCGGCTGGTCGCCGGTGGTGCACCTGTGGTCCCATTGCGGCGGCAAGCTGGTCTGGGATGCAGATGCAGCACATTTCCGCCCCGATGTGGATAACCCGCCGACCGGCGCGGACGGCAAGGCGTTTGTGACCGCCGCAGGTGCCGCCAATGGCGCATTGCATCTGGCCACCGTGCTGGGCGATGCCCACGCCGCAGGCAAGGAAGCGGCACAGGCCGCAGGGTTCAAACCCAGGTCCGCGTCTGCGCCGATGGCAACCGGGCCGGAATGCGCGCCGATGCTGCCGGTCTGGCTGATGCCGCAGGGGGCCAGCATCAAACTGCGCACCAAGGCGTGGCTGGATTATCAGAACGATGTGAAAGTCTCTGATGTGCAACTGGCCGCGCAGGAAGGCTTTGAAAGCGTAGAACACGCCAAGCGTTATACCACGCTGGGCATGGCGACGGATCAGGGCAAGCTAAGCAATATCAACGGACTGGCAACGCTTGCCACTGCGCTGAACGCGAATATCCCGGCTGTCGGTACCACCACGTTCCGTCCGCCCTATACGCCGATCTCGATGGCGTCGATCGCGGGCGAGGCGCGCGGCGAAGTGTTCCAGCCGATCCGCAAGACACCGATGTCGGACTGGCATCACGAACATGGCGCCGATTGGGAACCGGTTGGCGCGTGGCGCCGCCCCTATGCCTATGTGCGTGGTGAAGAAACGGTTCATGACGCGGTCATGCGGGAAATCAACCAGACCAGGGCAAGCCTTGGGCTGCTTGATGCTTCGACCCTTGGCAAGATCATTGTCAAAGGCCCCGATGCCGGGTGTTTTCTGGACATGCTTTACACCAACATGATGTCCACGCTGAAGCCGGGCAAATGCCGCTATGGCCTGATGTGTTCGGAAAACGGGTTTCTGATCGATGACGGCGTTGTGGCCCGCATCAATGACGACACATTCCTGTGTCACACCACGACCGGCGGCGCGGAAAGCATCCATGGCCATATGGAAGAGTGGCTGCAAACCGAATGGTGGGACTGGAAGGTTTACACCGCCAACGTCACCGAACAATACGCGCAGGTCGCCGTTGTCGGCCCCAATGCCCGCAAGATGCTGGAAAAACTGGGCGGCATGGACCTGAGCGCCGAGGCGCTGCCGTTCATGGGATGGGCCGATGGCAAGATCGGAGAGTTTGACGCGCGGGTCTATCGCATCTCGTTCTCGGGCGAGTTGTCATTCGAAATCGCGGTGCCCGCCTCGCAGGGGCGCGCCTTCTGGGAGGCGATGCTGGACGCGGGCCGCGAATTTGATCTGATGCCCTATGGCACCGAGGCGCTGCACATCATGCGGGCCGAAAAGGGCTTTATCATGATCGGGGACGAAACCGATGGCACGGTGATCCCGCAGGATCTGGGGCTGGATTGGGCGATTTCAAAAAAGAAAGACGACTATCTTGGCAAACGCGCACAACAGCGCAGCCATATGGCGGATCCCGAACGCTGGAAACTGGTCGGGCTGGAAACAGTTGACGGTTCTGTGTTGCCCGACGGCGCCTATGCCGTGGGCGAGGGGGTGAACGAGAACGGTCAGCGCAATATGATCGGGCGTGTCACATCGACCTATCATTCGCCCACGCTGAACCGTGGCATCGCGATGGGGCTTGTGCATCACGGGCCCGACCGAATGGGCGAAGTGATCGATTTTCCCAAGGTGGACGGCACGGTCGTACAGGCCAAAATCGTTGATCCTGTGTTCTATGACCAAGAAGGGACAAAGCAAAATGTCTAA
- a CDS encoding sarcosine oxidase subunit gamma: MSNIVSALDHATYAGITDIREMGLNGMITLRGDLSAAKIKSAAKSAAGLDIPPQGHINTGKDGSIAWMSPDEVLVMCAYDSVPDTLAKMHKSLAKTHALAVNVSDARALFEVHGPHAREVMAKLCPVDLSPASFAPGMFRRTRMAQVPAAFWMPQEDTFRIICFRSVAEYAFGILKMAAQKGSEVGYFDTAK, encoded by the coding sequence ATGTCTAATATCGTCAGTGCTTTGGATCACGCAACTTATGCTGGGATCACCGATATTCGTGAAATGGGTCTGAACGGGATGATCACCCTGCGCGGTGATCTGTCTGCCGCCAAGATCAAATCGGCCGCCAAATCCGCCGCCGGCTTGGATATCCCACCTCAGGGCCACATCAACACTGGCAAGGACGGCAGCATCGCATGGATGTCACCGGACGAGGTGCTGGTGATGTGTGCCTATGACAGCGTACCCGATACGCTGGCCAAGATGCACAAGTCATTGGCCAAAACACATGCGCTGGCGGTCAATGTCTCGGACGCGCGCGCGCTGTTCGAGGTGCACGGCCCCCACGCCCGCGAGGTGATGGCCAAGCTGTGCCCGGTTGATCTGTCGCCCGCATCCTTTGCCCCCGGCATGTTCCGCCGCACGCGTATGGCGCAGGTGCCTGCCGCGTTCTGGATGCCTCAAGAGGATACGTTCCGGATCATCTGTTTCCGGTCGGTGGCAGAATACGCATTCGGCATTCTGAAAATGGCCGCCCAAAAAGGGTCTGAGGTCGGGTATTTCGACACCGCCAAGTGA
- the speB gene encoding agmatinase, which translates to MSHGYESGRLNLPFVGISTFGKYPYHPDWETIDADVAIVGAPYDFGTQWRAGARFGPRGIREASTLFAFGHAGAYDHEDDKTYLGEGTRIVDIGDADIVHTDTEQSHANIEKAVRAILRAKALPVVLGGDHSINIPCVRAFSDAGPIHILQIDAHLDFVDERHGVRHGHGNPMRRAAEQDHVTGLTQLGIRNVSSTAKEGYEAARAMGSDILSVRQVRALGADAVIARIPEQANIYLTVDIDGFDPSIAPGTGTPSHGGFLYYEVLELIAGVAARQNIVGIDLVEVAPDYDHSGTTSILAAQILLNTIGRILHR; encoded by the coding sequence ATGAGCCACGGATATGAAAGCGGACGCCTGAACCTGCCTTTTGTCGGGATATCGACCTTTGGCAAATATCCCTACCACCCCGATTGGGAAACGATTGATGCGGATGTGGCGATTGTTGGTGCACCCTATGATTTCGGAACCCAGTGGCGGGCCGGTGCGCGTTTTGGCCCGCGTGGCATCCGCGAAGCATCGACCCTCTTCGCCTTTGGCCATGCCGGCGCCTATGATCACGAGGATGACAAGACCTATCTGGGCGAAGGCACGCGGATCGTGGATATCGGTGATGCCGATATTGTCCACACCGATACAGAGCAAAGCCACGCCAATATAGAAAAAGCGGTGCGCGCAATTTTAAGGGCCAAGGCGCTGCCGGTGGTGCTGGGCGGCGATCATTCGATCAATATCCCCTGTGTGCGCGCGTTTTCGGACGCAGGCCCGATCCATATCCTGCAAATCGACGCCCATCTTGATTTTGTCGATGAACGCCACGGCGTGCGCCATGGTCACGGCAACCCGATGCGGCGTGCCGCCGAGCAGGATCACGTGACCGGCCTGACCCAGCTGGGCATCCGCAATGTCTCCTCGACCGCGAAAGAAGGGTACGAGGCCGCGCGCGCGATGGGCTCGGATATCCTGTCGGTGCGGCAGGTGCGCGCCCTTGGGGCCGACGCGGTGATTGCGCGCATTCCGGAACAGGCGAACATCTATCTGACTGTCGATATTGATGGCTTTGATCCCTCAATCGCGCCCGGCACCGGAACGCCCAGCCACGGCGGTTTTCTATATTACGAGGTGCTGGAACTGATCGCCGGTGTTGCGGCGCGCCAGAACATCGTCGGGATCGACCTGGTCGAGGTTGCGCCCGATTACGACCACAGCGGCACCACATCCATTCTGGCGGCGCAGATATTGCTGAACACGATTGGCCGCATTTTGCATCGATAG
- a CDS encoding superoxide dismutase, with translation MAFELPDLPYAHDALAGAGMSAETLEYHHDLHHKAYVDNGNKLIAGTEWDGKSLEDIITGTYDANAVAQNGIFNNISQLWNHNQFWEMMGPKSGAMPSELEKAITDSFGSVDEFKSQFSAAGAGQFGSGWAWLVKDSDGGLKVTKTENGVNPLCFGQTALLGCDVWEHSYYIDFRNKRPAYLTNFLDNLVNWENVASRM, from the coding sequence ATGGCTTTTGAACTTCCCGATCTTCCTTATGCCCACGATGCGCTGGCGGGGGCCGGCATGTCGGCGGAAACGCTCGAATATCACCATGATCTGCACCACAAGGCCTATGTCGACAACGGCAACAAGCTGATTGCGGGCACCGAATGGGATGGCAAATCGCTGGAAGACATCATCACCGGCACCTATGACGCCAACGCGGTGGCGCAGAACGGTATTTTCAACAACATCAGTCAGTTGTGGAACCACAACCAGTTCTGGGAAATGATGGGCCCGAAATCGGGCGCCATGCCATCGGAACTGGAAAAGGCGATCACTGACAGCTTTGGTTCGGTTGATGAATTCAAATCCCAGTTTTCCGCCGCAGGTGCGGGCCAGTTCGGCTCGGGCTGGGCCTGGCTTGTCAAAGACAGCGACGGCGGTTTGAAAGTGACCAAAACAGAAAACGGTGTGAACCCTCTGTGCTTTGGCCAGACGGCGCTGCTGGGCTGTGACGTGTGGGAACATTCCTACTACATCGATTTCCGCAACAAACGCCCTGCCTATCTGACCAATTTCCTTGATAATCTGGTCAACTGGGAAAACGTCGCATCGCGTATGTAA
- a CDS encoding nuclear transport factor 2 family protein gives MPDKQTYAEIADVVKTYVEGMCENDPAKLRRAMHERMCCIGHFQGGLEWDSRDAFIAGVDKAVDAPDPAPWYAINTISVFGDVAMVQVENIWLGDHYDDTLTLLHHAGRWVIVSKVFYLRPEK, from the coding sequence ATGCCAGACAAACAAACCTATGCCGAGATTGCAGACGTCGTAAAAACATATGTCGAAGGCATGTGCGAAAACGATCCTGCCAAGCTGCGCCGGGCCATGCACGAAAGAATGTGCTGCATCGGCCATTTCCAGGGCGGCCTTGAATGGGACAGCCGCGACGCGTTTATCGCAGGTGTGGACAAAGCCGTCGACGCGCCGGACCCCGCGCCTTGGTACGCGATCAACACGATATCGGTTTTCGGTGACGTGGCCATGGTTCAGGTCGAAAACATCTGGCTGGGCGATCACTATGACGACACACTTACGCTTTTACACCACGCGGGAAGATGGGTGATCGTGTCCAAGGTGTTTTATCTGCGGCCTGAAAAGTGA